A genome region from Sphingomonas sp. BGYR3 includes the following:
- a CDS encoding efflux transporter outer membrane subunit, translated as MNRALITLIPLSMLAACAVGPDYAPPTTPGSTAGTGTGQFAETASNTGVAPTPLPDQWWRLYDDPNVDRLVTDALAHNTDIRQAVANLSRARAVLIQATGRRFPTTDLSTQYTRQRTGGNQIGAQFGGQTIPSFETDFYRAGLDASYEIDLFGGVTRAVEAARGDVGAAQAQVDAARVSVAAETARTYAQICSNASQIAVARETVKLQQQTVDLTKRLFDAGRGQRRDLDRATALLAQSESQLPSLEAERRAALYALATLTGKPPAEIDAAANGCTTAPRLNQLIPVGDGAALLARRPDVRAAERQLAADTARVGVATAALYPSISLLGSVSLGSQQLNNLVDGDSVSFSLGPLISWSFPNQSAARSQLRQAEAGAEGSLAAFDGAVLTALREVEQALARYAGELDRNRALRRAVDSSGNAARLSKLRFDYGADSFLQLIASEQERAEARAALAQSDAALADAQVTLFKALGGGWEKAPEAKRREP; from the coding sequence ATGAACCGCGCGCTCATCACCCTGATCCCGCTGTCCATGCTGGCAGCGTGCGCCGTCGGCCCGGATTACGCGCCGCCGACCACGCCCGGCAGCACGGCGGGAACCGGCACCGGCCAGTTTGCCGAGACGGCATCGAACACGGGCGTCGCACCGACGCCGCTACCCGACCAGTGGTGGCGGCTGTATGACGACCCCAATGTCGACCGGCTGGTGACGGATGCGCTGGCGCACAACACTGACATTCGCCAGGCGGTTGCCAACCTGTCGCGTGCCCGGGCCGTGCTGATCCAGGCGACCGGCCGGCGGTTTCCGACCACGGACCTGTCGACGCAATATACCCGTCAGCGGACCGGCGGGAACCAGATCGGCGCGCAGTTCGGCGGACAGACCATTCCGTCGTTCGAAACCGATTTCTATCGTGCCGGATTGGACGCGAGCTACGAGATCGACCTGTTCGGCGGCGTCACCCGTGCGGTCGAGGCGGCGCGCGGCGATGTGGGTGCGGCACAGGCTCAGGTCGATGCAGCCCGCGTCTCGGTCGCGGCCGAAACGGCGCGGACCTATGCCCAGATCTGCAGCAATGCCAGCCAGATTGCCGTCGCACGCGAAACGGTGAAGCTGCAGCAGCAGACCGTCGATCTGACCAAGCGGCTGTTCGACGCAGGGCGCGGCCAGCGGCGCGACCTGGATCGGGCAACGGCCCTGCTGGCGCAGAGCGAATCCCAGCTGCCCTCGCTGGAGGCGGAACGCCGGGCCGCGCTCTATGCGCTGGCGACGCTGACCGGAAAGCCGCCCGCAGAGATCGACGCAGCGGCCAATGGCTGCACCACGGCACCGCGCCTGAACCAGCTGATCCCGGTCGGCGACGGCGCGGCATTGCTGGCCCGGCGGCCGGACGTGCGCGCGGCCGAACGCCAGCTGGCGGCCGATACGGCGCGGGTCGGGGTTGCCACGGCGGCGCTGTATCCGTCCATTTCGCTGCTCGGTTCGGTCAGCCTCGGCTCGCAGCAGCTCAACAACCTGGTCGATGGCGACAGCGTGTCGTTTTCGCTTGGCCCGCTGATTTCGTGGAGCTTTCCGAACCAGTCGGCGGCGCGCAGCCAGCTGCGTCAGGCAGAGGCGGGTGCCGAAGGGTCGCTTGCCGCCTTTGACGGGGCGGTCCTCACGGCCCTGCGCGAAGTGGAGCAGGCGCTTGCCCGCTATGCCGGCGAACTCGACCGCAACCGTGCGCTGCGCCGCGCGGTGGATTCGTCGGGCAATGCGGCCCGGCTGTCCAAGCTGCGGTTCGATTATGGCGCCGACAGCTTTTTGCAGCTGATCGCGTCCGAGCAGGAACGGGCCGAGGCGCGTGCCGCACTGGCGCAGTCCGATGCGGCGCTGGCCGATGCTCAGGTGACCCTGTTCAAGGCGCTGGGCGGCGGCTGGGAAAAAGCGCCGGAGGCAAAGCGCCGGGAACCCTGA